The following are from one region of the Hydrogenimonas sp. SS33 genome:
- the ilvD gene encoding dihydroxy-acid dehydratase encodes MRSDIIKKGFERAPHRSLLRATGLKDEDFDKPFIGVANSYIDIIPGHFFLQEYGRIVKEAIREAGGVPFEFNTIGVDDGIAMGHDGMLYSLPSREIIADSIETVMNAHKLDALICIPNCDKIVPGMVMGALRVNVPTIFVSGGPMRAGHLKDGTPIDLATAFEAVGKRAKGEISDEELYEIECEACPSGGSCSGMFTANSMNTLCEAMGIALPGNGTVPAMTEERIEMVRTAAKRIVEMAKNEGPNIREILDEKAVNNAFVVDMAMGGSTNTVLHMMAIAIEAGVDYDLKKINELSDRVANIAKVSPSLSTVHMEDINNAGGVSAVMKEISKRGDVLRLDAMTVTGETIGERIADAEIKDTSIIHPIENPYSQVGGLSILYGNLAEEGAVVKSAGIAPHMRRFRGTAVCFDSQPEAIEGIMKGKVKEGDVVVIRYEGPKGGPGMQEMLAPTSLIMGMGLGDKVALITDGRFSGATHGASIGHVSPEAAEGGTIGLLRDGDIIELDVDAHILRVDLSDEELAKRRENWQPKKKEIGSKWLKRYSLLVSNAAHGAVLKTEC; translated from the coding sequence ATGCGAAGCGACATTATCAAAAAAGGTTTCGAACGGGCACCCCACCGCAGCCTTTTGAGGGCGACGGGCCTGAAAGACGAGGATTTCGACAAGCCCTTCATCGGTGTGGCCAACAGCTATATCGACATCATTCCCGGCCACTTTTTCCTGCAGGAGTACGGACGTATCGTCAAAGAGGCGATCCGCGAAGCGGGCGGCGTGCCGTTCGAGTTCAATACCATCGGCGTCGACGACGGCATCGCCATGGGGCATGACGGCATGCTCTACTCCCTGCCCAGCCGGGAGATCATCGCCGACAGTATCGAAACGGTGATGAACGCCCACAAACTCGATGCGCTCATCTGTATCCCCAACTGCGACAAAATCGTTCCGGGTATGGTCATGGGAGCCCTGCGGGTCAATGTCCCCACCATTTTCGTCTCCGGCGGCCCCATGCGAGCCGGCCACCTCAAGGACGGCACCCCCATCGACCTGGCGACGGCGTTCGAAGCGGTCGGCAAGCGGGCCAAAGGGGAGATTTCCGACGAAGAACTCTATGAGATTGAGTGCGAAGCATGCCCCAGCGGCGGCTCCTGCTCCGGAATGTTCACCGCCAACTCCATGAATACCCTCTGCGAGGCGATGGGTATCGCGCTGCCCGGCAACGGCACGGTTCCGGCCATGACCGAAGAGCGGATCGAAATGGTCCGCACGGCGGCGAAGCGGATCGTGGAAATGGCCAAAAACGAAGGCCCCAACATCCGGGAGATTCTCGACGAAAAAGCGGTCAACAACGCCTTCGTCGTCGATATGGCGATGGGAGGCAGCACCAATACGGTCTTGCATATGATGGCCATCGCCATCGAGGCGGGTGTTGACTACGACCTGAAGAAGATCAACGAACTGAGCGACAGGGTTGCCAATATCGCCAAAGTCTCCCCTTCGTTATCGACCGTTCATATGGAAGACATCAACAACGCCGGCGGCGTCAGCGCCGTCATGAAGGAGATCTCCAAGCGGGGGGACGTTCTGAGGCTCGACGCCATGACCGTCACGGGAGAGACCATCGGCGAACGCATCGCCGACGCCGAAATCAAAGACACCTCCATCATCCACCCCATCGAAAACCCCTACTCCCAGGTGGGCGGCCTCTCCATTCTCTACGGCAACCTGGCCGAAGAGGGTGCCGTGGTCAAGAGCGCGGGGATCGCACCCCACATGCGCAGATTCCGCGGGACGGCGGTCTGTTTCGACAGCCAGCCCGAGGCAATCGAGGGGATCATGAAAGGGAAGGTCAAAGAGGGGGATGTGGTCGTCATCCGCTACGAAGGGCCCAAGGGAGGGCCCGGTATGCAGGAGATGCTGGCCCCCACCAGCCTCATCATGGGCATGGGCCTGGGAGACAAGGTGGCGCTCATCACCGACGGCCGCTTCAGCGGCGCCACCCACGGCGCCTCCATCGGCCATGTCAGCCCCGAAGCGGCCGAGGGCGGCACTATCGGCCTTTTAAGAGACGGAGACATCATCGAACTGGACGTCGACGCCCACATCCTGCGTGTCGACCTCAGTGACGAAGAGCTTGCCAAACGACGTGAGAACTGGCAGCCGAAGAAGAAGGAGATCGGCAGCAAATGGCTCAAACGCTACAGTCTCCTGGTCTCCAACGCCGCCCACGGCGCGGTTCTCAAGACCGAGTGCTGA